One Leopardus geoffroyi isolate Oge1 chromosome C1, O.geoffroyi_Oge1_pat1.0, whole genome shotgun sequence DNA segment encodes these proteins:
- the SP110 gene encoding LOW QUALITY PROTEIN: sp110 nuclear body protein (The sequence of the model RefSeq protein was modified relative to this genomic sequence to represent the inferred CDS: inserted 2 bases in 1 codon) gives MFTMTRALEETLHQHFIYQKLDIAYAIHKPFPFLEGLRDNSFITETMYRESMEAYRNQVPVPRLVYNILSHLEKMFNLSFLQMLFSRINLHEYPHLTRILKSFRSVVVSYGGWDRAGPALLEVPANSAEGSSLQTLLSLPPPQHRSQSLSPHKPSVSEPSASTQLSTEIRTESSSPPGPAVALPRATQEGRITPEDSPEGPGTPPASVQEIRDSSPEPNDPKEFQGASITLPNKKGKKRKRSIWSTPKKRRHKKSPSKGTPRTWIRGKNSSSTSQPAQHPESHRIIYPQMQTHRQGTPVKTIHKSLFGPGRASPEHTIQKKLQLMDQATERKDDSTSNSEVITRAQKARTGCTQTSGPQEKKRNNDVSSSSTRRCQKNIPPKKKPEDDPVDFHSPKLPVTCGEARGILYKERLKRGSSEKCIQNEEGIWFTPKEFEIEGKRATSRKWKQSVHCRGKTLEELLKKGLLFCPPRINVKRKGETSKECEVCCRGGPCLCCVPCPRAFREDXHIPPAEAERSPWSCTFCRMESSGRQQCCRKSEVLERLIQPEEQLKCGFLLLKAYCHPQSSFFAETPHNISHIRDYGEPFKEAVWLDLVKERLTEKVYTVPCFVRDVRLIFRNHKMFYKASDFGQIGLDLEAEFEQDLKEMFIFCKANENSFQTL, from the exons ATGTTCACCATGACCAGAGCCTTAGAAGAGACTCTACACCAGCACTTCATATACCAGAAGCTGGATATTGCCTATGCCATACACAAGCCGTTTCCCTTCCTCGAGGGCCTCCGAGACAACTCCTTCATCACTGAGACGATGTACAGG GAATCCATGGAAGCCTACAGAAATCAGGTCCCTGTACCCAGACTGGTGTACAATATCCTCAGCCACCTGGAGAAGATGTTCAACCTGTCGTTTCTGCAGATGCTGTTCAGCCGAATTAACCTGCATGAATACCCCCACCTGACAAGGATCCTCAAGAGCTTCAGAAGTG TTGTCGTTTCCTACGGAGGATGGGACAGAGCCGGGCCTGCCCTCCTTGAAGTCCCAGCCAACTCAGCCGAAGGGAGCTCCCTCCAGACCCTGCTGTCGttgcccccaccccaacaccgATCACAGAGCCTCTCGCCCCATAAGCCCAGTGTCAGTGAGCCCAGCGCATCCACCCAGCTCAGCACTGAGATCCGGACTGAATCATCCAGCCCTCCTGGCCCTGCCGTGGCCCtccccagagccacccaggaaggaAGGATCACTCCAG AAGACTCACCAGAGGGACCTGGCACTCCGCCTGCCTCTGTGCAAG AGATAAGAGATAGCTCTCCTGAACCAAATGACCCCAAAGAGTTCCAGGGGGCATCCATCACACTTCCCAACAAGAAAG gcaagaaaagaaaaagaagtatctgGTCAACTCCAAAAAAGAGACGCCATAAAAAAAGCCCCTCAAAAG GAACCCCACGCACCTGGATCAGGGGAAAGAATTCCTCATCGACATCACAACCAGCTCAACATCCAGAGTCACACCGCATTATCTACCCCCAAATGCAGACCCACAGGCAG GGCACCCCAGTGAAAACTATTCACAAATCACTATTTGGCCCAGGGAGAGCCTCACCTGAACACACAATCCAAAAAAAGCTCCAACTGATGGATCAGGCGACTGAAAGGAAGGACGATTCAACCAGCAACTCAGAGGTCATAACAAGGGCCCAAAAGGCAAGGACTGGATGTACACAAACCTCTGGACCACAGG aaaagaaaaggaacaacgATGTCAGTTCAAGTTCAACCAGAAGGTGTCAGAAAAATATTCCCCCAAAGA AAAAACCCGAAGACGACCCTGTGGATTTTCACTCTCCTAAACTTCCCGTGACGTGTGGCGAAGCTAGAGGGATTTTATATAAGGAGAGACTGAAACGAG GATCCTCAGAGAAGTGCATTCAGAACGAGGAGGGAATTTGGTTCACCCCAAAAGAATTTGAAATTGAAGGAAAACGGGCAACttcaaggaaatggaaacagagtGTGCATTGCAGAGGAAAGACCTTAGAAGAGCTGCTGAAG AAAGGACTTTTGTTCTGTCCCCCAAGAATAAATGTCAAGAGAAAG GGGGAAACCTCCAAGGAATGTGAGGTGTGCTGTAGAGGGGGACCATGTCTCTGCTGTGTCCCTTGTCCGAGAGCCTTTCGTGAGGA TCACATCCCGCCTGCAGAGGCTGAGAG GAGCCCGTGGAGTTGCACCTTCTGCAGGATGGAGTCTTCGGGAAGGCAGCAGTGTTGCAGGAAATCTGAGGTCCTGGAGAGGCTGATACAGCCTGAGGAGCAGTTG aaatgTGGGTTCCTCCTCTTGAAGGCCTACTGTCACCCACAAAGCTCCTTTTTTGCAGAAACCCCACATAATATAAGTCAT ATTCGCGATTATGGAGAGCCCTTTAAGGAAGCCGTGTGGTTGGACCTGGTTAAGGAAAGGTTGACTGAGAAAGTGTATACAGTGCCGTGCTTTGTGCGGGACGTGCGCCTGATCTTTCGCAACCATAAAATGTTTTACAAG gcTTCTGACTTTGGTCAGATAGGATTGGACTTGGAGGCAGAATTTGAACAGGACCTCAaagagatgtttattttttgcaaagCCAATGAAAACAGCTTCCAGACTCTTTGA